A region of the Nitrospira sp. genome:
CAGGGTGGGCCTGGTTTTGATGGGTTTGATTTCAACCGTGGCGGATTCGGAGAGGTGTTCAACGATATCTTCGAGGATTTTTTTGGCCAAGCCCGAGGAGGCGGGGCACCTCGCGCCGAACGTGGCAACGATCTCCAGTACAACCTCGAGGTTGAGTTCGAAGAGGCTGTGTACGGGAAAGAGGCCAAGCTCAAAATCCCACGTTGGGAAATCTGCGTCGACTGCAAAGGAACGGGTGCCAAGTCAGCGGCGTCCATCAAGACATGCGCCAGCTGCAAAGGTGCTGGTCAAATTCGATTTCAGCAAGGGTTCTTCAGCGTCAGCCGTCCATGCGGGCAATGTGAAGGCGCCGGTCACTTTGTCACAGAACCCTGCTCGACCTGCCAGGGACGTCAACGGGTTTACAAAGAACGCACTATCGCCGTCCATATTCCAGCCGGTATTGAGACCGGCATGCGACTTCGTCTTTCCAATGAAGGAGAGCATGGCCCCAATGGTGGCCATCCCGGCGACCTTTACGTGGCCGTTACTGTCAGACCGCATAAAATTTTTCATCGCAAGGGGCTCGATATCGCTTGTGATGTG
Encoded here:
- the dnaJ gene encoding molecular chaperone DnaJ, translated to MSKRDYYETLGVDRSVTDDDLKKAYRKLARQHHPDLHIGDQQKKTAEEKFKEINEAYETLSDQDKRKRYDTFGHAGAQQGGPGFDGFDFNRGGFGEVFNDIFEDFFGQARGGGAPRAERGNDLQYNLEVEFEEAVYGKEAKLKIPRWEICVDCKGTGAKSAASIKTCASCKGAGQIRFQQGFFSVSRPCGQCEGAGHFVTEPCSTCQGRQRVYKERTIAVHIPAGIETGMRLRLSNEGEHGPNGGHPGDLYVAVTVRPHKIFHRKGLDIACDVPVNLVTATLGGKVEVPTLTGATVIKVPPGTQHDKVLRIKGIGVPSLKGGSTGDQVYTIKVQIPTKLTARQKELLMEYAKESGMTMEANGDGFFDKMKTFFE